Genomic DNA from Cucurbita pepo subsp. pepo cultivar mu-cu-16 chromosome LG13, ASM280686v2, whole genome shotgun sequence:
tgttgatttaGCGGTGGTACGATTatcgaaagaaaaagaaatcatggTCGCGTGATTTGGATTCGTACTCCTTACTATGATAATTCAATTTGctatgaatttgttttttctaatGCTCGGAAAAAAATTGGTCAAATCAAGTCAACCGAGGGGCAAAAATTTGACCAAGTCAACAAGGGGTAAATGTGTCATTTTGCCCCTCCCGTCATTATTGGGGTGTCCAAGGACTTCTAATTAGGGCAAATGTGTCATTTTGCCCATCTAATCATTATTGGGGTGCCAAGGACCTCCTATTAGGGCAAATGTGTCATTTTGCCCCTCCGGTCATTATTGGTGTGTCCAAGGACCTCCAATCAGGGCAAATGTGTCATTTTGCCTCTCTAAACATTATTGGGTGTACATGGACCCAATTATGGCAAATGACACATTTGCCCCTCCAGTCATTATTGGGTGTCCAAGGACCCTTAGTCAGGGCAAATGTGTCGTTTTGCTCCTCCATTCGTTATATGGGTCCAAGGAACCCAATTAGAATACcataagagaaaagaaagttagGGAGAGAAAAGTGAGAGGAGATAGAGGGATCCTCTCGAACAATTTAATAGGGAGGTTGTTCTTCAACATCTGTGAAGAAACTCAACTGAAAAACGTGATTCGAGTCAGAATCCCGAGAGGTCACCCAAGAACGgtaaaacaaaaaacgaaCCTCTTCTGACACTCAAATCTCATTCTATGTTGAGACtaaaatcaagaagaaaaaaaaaaccaaaacttAGCTTGTAACACGATCTAAAGCTTTGATGAAGGGATCAATGAAATTTGAGCTCTTAatcgaaagatatgaaaatggaaaaaaccAAGAAATTGATCAGAAATCGTTTTGTGTTACAAATTGCAGGAGAGAGAATAAATTCCAGCAGCCACTAGTAGGCGGTGAAACGCAGCTTGGCAGGCGGAGGACACACGTCAAGCGTCGACTAGAGCAACGCAGCTCCAGCGAAATGGCGTCACGTGTCGCCTTCAAACCCAAACCAACCTGCAGTCCACACGAGCAAATTAACTCACTAACCGGAACCGGAGTGCCTAAACTGTGACTACAGAACCTCCGCCAACGCGTGGGTACTCGCGAGTAGCCACTTCTCCACAGGGGACTATAATGAGCTTACAAGGTACTCAGCACACCCCTAAGCTAGATAATCGGTCATTACAACTCGCCTTAAGGAACTCTTAGGTATCGAATGAAAGGATAGAAAGCCAGTGAAGTTCCATGGAACTAAGATTAAAACCAGATGTCCCCGAGCCAATTAGGAGCCGTGAGAACCTATTAAGCTTAGGATGTGGATGAAAGCCTACAGAGtggaatataatttttatactcatccttgctaTGTTTTCCATGAGAATGATGAAAGCTTAGGATGCGATGAAAGCCTACAATTAAAAACTCTCGAGATCGACCCGATTGAGACCGTTTTAACAACCTTTGACTAAACCGAACCAAAAGCGGTGGAAgtgaattgggttgggttgagtgcGTATTGTTTTGGTGAGTCAAAAATTATGATAGAAAGTGCTTTTGGAACCCtttaggctttttttttttttttttttttttttttttttttttttttttttttttttttttttttttttttttttttttttNcttcttcttcttcttcttcttcaaatgttTACCATAAATCTGCCACTGCCTTCCTTCCTCGGCTCTCCCCATTAATTACTCCACTCTTCACTCTCTTCTTAAGGTACGCTtctaactttttctttttcttctcctttttgaTTTCGATTCTTCGTTCTTTCTGTTCTGGTTGAAATAAACAATTGTATTCTCTTTTTTCTGATCGGCGAAGGACTTATTGGACTGTTTCCCTCTGTTTGTTCACCATTGTTTCTCATTCATTGTTCAGTTCCTCTGGCATCACTTTAGTATTAGAAACCTTTATTCTTCAAATGGGTTCAGATGAGCAGAGAGAATTGGGATTCTGTGcttgatatttttaaacagGGGATTGCTATTCTATGTGTCCAGGCTTTATTCATATTGCCCTTTCATTACTATTCTCGTCTAACTCATAATGTATGATGACACTGAAACTAAAAAATTCGGGTTTCGTgtcaaattttgagttgatGATTAATAGTGCTAATTTAGGGCAAGGAATACTCTGTTGTATGAGGCCTGGACAAAGTAAAGttatgagaacttatgctcaaagcggacaatatcataccattctgGAGAGTCATGTTTATCTAACAAATAGAACTAGCATCGTTATTAGTTATAACTCTATTAGCAGATTAGTTGGGTTGCAAAGCTTCAACCCaaccaaactaaaaaaaaaaaaataatccaattcaacccaattttTATGACTTGGGTTGAATAGTCCAAATTGATCAGATTATTAAGTAGATTAATATTCTTAGTGGCATATTTACAGTATGTCTAAGTTTATCCCTTATTCAATAAAAGAGTATGTCTAAGTTTATCCCTTATTCAATAAAAGGGTATGAATTTGAGTCACTAAAAGGATGAGCTGCTGGGTCACAGAGAAAATAGAATCATTTCTTGCTCTTTACATGATAAACTTGTCTATATGTTCCTATTTACATATCTACTATTTACGTATCAGAATGTCCAAGAGTTTAGCTGCCAGTGATGAAAAGGAGAGGCAAAAGGAGAGGCAAACAAAGGCAATTTGGGATGATGTTACTGTTGATTCATTCATAAATGTCTGTATTACTGAGACTTTAAATGGGAATAGACCTCATGGCCATTTTACCAAAATTGGATGGAGGAATGTAGTTAAGAACTTCCATGCAAAGACAGGAAGAAACTACGGATACAAGCAGCTCAAAAACAAATGGACGACACTCAAAAAAGACAGGCAGGTCTGGAATGATTTGATTGGAACTGATAAACAATTAGGATGGGACACTCAGAGGCAAACCATTGATGCCACTAGTCAATGGTGGGATAGCAAATTGAAGGTAATAATCATCTTTGAATTCCTATGACAATTCTTAACTTTCAATCCAACGATGTGATATCATTTAACAGATTCTTCCTGAGGCAACTAAGTTTCGTGCAAAAGGACTGCAAAATGTGGAGCTCTTGAACATTCTCTTTAAAGATGTTGCAGCAGGCAATGGAGGAGGAGCATGGGTGCCAACCCCAACTCGGGTTGTTTTACATAAGTCTTCAAGTGATGACACAATAGGAGACACAAAGTTGAATGAGAATGAGTTTATTAACAATGTTCAAAGTAACACTAACACTAATGAAGTTAATACGAGTGCTGCAACTTATAGTCAAGGCAGTgagaaaaggaggaaaaaagtACAAGATTCAAAAGTTGGATCGTCTTCTTCGAGGTTGTTCGAGGCATTAGATCGTCTTTATGATGCCATAGAATACAGAAGAAGAGATTTACCAGGATGTAGTACACTTGAAGTAATGGAAACTTTAAGGGGGATGCCTGGAATTGTGGAAGGTGATGAGTTGTATATGAAGGCTGCTGATATCCTtatcaaaagagaaaataggGAGATGTTTGTTGCTTTAAGAAAGCCtgagattcaaattacatggcttaaacaaaaaagagttTGACATAAATGCACATTATACATACAAATATAGAGTAGTTTGGGTTTAACCCGATGTAATCAATAGAACTATGGGGTTGTAAATGCAAATCCATGGTTTATCAATGCTAGCTGCTCCTTTCTACcatgattttgcttttaaatgatttttttggaaataagagagagaatcaTTTGAATCCATTTGAACAATGCATTACCCGATGCAGAGATATATTGTTGACTCAATTAAGAacttagattaaataaaattaaagattagATCAAATCAGTGATTTCCTAGGGATAGTTCTTGGTTAATCTGTCAAGCCACTTAGGATTGGAAGCGAACACCAAAATGCAtcgtcaatttttttatttaaaaacccTTAAAAGTCATTCAAGATAGTAGAAGAACAAATAACTATATTTtactcaaagaaaacaatactgtagaaaaaaatgtaacaaaaaatCAGACCACACACTATGAAAGCAAACCACGTAATGATTGTGGCGAAAACACTAAAGCTTGAATACTATAATCCAGGTGCAGCGGTCAATCGCAACACAGATTTAAACTTGTGCATTCAACATTAGAAAactaggaaaagaaaaagaacagagaagaaaacgGAGATGGATTGATAGACGAAAGTAGATTCAGAAGCTAACAGTAGCATCAACAGATAATGATTACATTATCTCAGATCAAGTGTTGGATTAATAGTAATTGCTTCATCCTCATCCACTAATTCGCGCAAACTACATTACGACAGAAATTGTACAAGAAATCACATGAAATGCATCACAGATAAATctacaaaagaagaagaagaagcgaCAAAAAAACAGGAAGTCACGGCAAAGTAGATTCAGAAGCTAACAGTAGCATCAACCGATAATGAATACATTATCTCAGATCAAGTGTTGGATTATAGTAATTGCTTCATCCTCATCCACTAATTCGCCCAAACAACATTACGACAAAAATTTTACAAGAAATCACATGAAATGCGTCACAGATTAAATCgacgaaagaagaagaagaaacgaaaAAACAGGTACTCACGGCAATCCAAGACAGAATCGGgaaaaccaaatcaaaacaTGCAAAATCAGAAGAAACTCACAAGAACAGAGAGCATccttgaagaagaataaggATGCAATAGATTAGACGGGAAGCTACATCAACGAAACTGTAACCattgaagaaaacagagaaatggGAGGCAAAGGAAGTTTATGAAGTTTCACATTCGGCCGCTTCACTGATTTATGGAGCACAAGATTTTGccctaatttttgttttggtcaCGTGGTGGTCACGTGACCGACTCCCTGGATTTGGCAACTTACCATAATACCCTGCTtacgttttaaaataagataaaaaagaattaacaaTTAATTGCTTCTTACGACGTcgtattaatgaaattttatttttcaattaaaatttaattggatattttttcaatattataaaaacaaaactataagatttttcatccaaatttttgtgaaatgtacatttcataaaaaagaaatcgagGTTATGAAAGTAAATGGAGTTGAGTGGGCCTACTCTCGAAGGCCTCATTCATATCTCGATGAGTGTATCTACAcgttcaataattataatttaattcttatcGACATTTtgtaatgaatttttattgaatatagtcaataaaaataattttcacacAAGAAAATACTCGcatgcctttttttttcacgAGTCGTGCTCAATATTGAcatagataaaaaaatatcggTTATTTTACTAGGGAGCCGAAAGTCATACCCATGAGCAATATTGTGACCAAACGTTAGGCTACCTACTTGCTCACCAAGGCAACCTACTAAACTTTCATGAGCCTATTCGAATAACTTTAGCCCGCTAAATCGTCCCATTTTCGGCTTCAACATGGATCAAATCACGAACCCTCAAAGTTAACGGAGTCTATTGTATCATTAAAGAGTCTATTGTATATCTAACGACGGAGCAACGGGATAGTATCCGAAAAGTCAAAGGAGGTAGACAATTGGTTGGGGTTGGAGTTGGAGGTTTAGCTGCTTGGGCTTTATAAACAAGGGGGAGGAAATGGAAGTTGGCGGAGTTAGGTAAGCtaaaaagagaggaaatgaAAGCTTCGTTCAAGTATAAATTGGAAAGTGGGTGATTCTAATAGCGatggctatggctatggcAAAGAACATTTGGGTGTATGTGTTGGTGATCATTGGAGGGCTTGCATTGAGCTGCAATGCCACAACGTACATTGTAGGAGACACTTCTGGTTGGGATATCAGCACCGATCTCGACGCTTGGTCTCAGGGCAAGAGGTTCTATGTGGGAGATGTTCTTGGTACGATCTTATCTGTGTTCATTTACATTCATTTTTGGCTATGCACGGTTGAGTTTACTGTACTTTCTCTAtgtaatttttgttggatgatgaaagttccacgtcggctaatttagaaaatgatcatgagtttataatcaaagaatactctttccattgatatgagaccttttgggaagtccaaagcaaagtcatgagagcttatgctcaaagtggacaatatcatatcattgtagagagtcgtgtttgtctaatatagtatcagagtcatgcccaatagaatcctcaaatgtcgaacaaagaactccaaaagagaaaggagtcgaggctcctcgaaggcatggtaaaaaatgactaagactacATAAGAAAAGAAGTCGAGACTCGATTGAGAGGAGGtgaatttagggaatgatcatgggtttataatctgATAtcatgtcctaaacttagtcatgtcaataaaatcctcaaatgacgaacaaaagactctaaaagaaaaaggagtcaaggCTCTTCGAAGGCAtggtaaaaaatgactaagactctaaaagaaaacGAGTCGAGcctctattagagagaggtgaattcaggaaatgatcatgagtttataatcaaataatattatctccatttgTATAAGGCGTTTCGGGatacccaaagcaaagccatgagagcttgtgctcaaagtgaacaatatcataccattgcgagagtcgtgttcgtctaaccaTCTTCTAAttctctctatatatacaGTGTTCCAATACTCGTCGTCGCAAAGCTTAAATGAAGTGACGAGAGAGAATTACAATACCTGCAACACCACCAACGTTCTAAAAGCCTACACAAACGGAAACACTACCGTCACGCTGTCGCAGCCCGGCCAAAGATTCTTCGTTTCCGGCAACAGGTTGCTCTGTCTCGGCGGAATGAAGATGCAAGTCAACGTCGAGAACAACCAATCATTCTCCCCGGCCGCCGCTCCTCAGCCACCGCCGCAGTCTAACGGCCTCCCTCGGCCCTCCTCCAAAACCGACAACGATGGCGTTCCGAGCGGCTCGACTCGGCTTGTGATCGGAGGAAAAGAGGCACTTGGGATTGTCTTTGCGTGTTATGTCATCTCCTTGGcctttatatataatatttgagtttttatttgttttatattatattatttatattggataatatttgttaaatgttatattttgatattttatttaagtttttgtttatttgggCCGAACTTGGAAGCCCAATTAGATTGGGGGCATTGGGCTTCTTCAAGGACGAGCCCAGCCGAAAGCCTAGCGGCGGaaacagaaaccctaattccaGTACTCAGTTACCTCTTCCCCCCCTATTTAAACCCACGGAGCAGAATCAATCTTTTCTCATCGCTTCAGTCACCATTCTTTTGATTTCAGCGGCGGCCACAGTTTTCAGGCTTAGATTGTTCGATTTTGTTGCTTCTTAGCTCCGTTTGAAAATTCTGGATTCTCCATCTCTGTTTGAAATTGTTTGTGTTCTTGATAGATCGACTTGTTTATGGATGAATTTCATTGTTTTCTGATTATATGTACGAATGGTGGCTTTGATGATTTCCTAAAAGATCAAGCTCAACAGACCGGAATGCAGGTTTCTTTTCGAAACTTGCGTGTCGATTACTTTCGAAACTGAGCCATCTCCTCtgttttttatgttttcattctctctgtttgaaagaaatgaggctggttttgtttgttgttgtgTTTCTTTTGGGAAAGGGAAGGTTACAATGAGGATAAAGAAGCTCCCTCTTCTGATATCCATTGAGGAGAATCTGCTGGCAGAATCGAACCTAATAATCTCCATTGCCTTCTGAGTATTCCATTCTCTTTTCCAACTTTTCAAAACTCTTCCAAATcgagttttgtttcttttgtttgtctGAATTGTTGATTTTCATTGTACTTTCAAGTCTTTAATGTTCATCAAGTGATGAAATGAGGAATAATCTTAGGACACCTTCCTACACAGTAAAGCCATGCTGTGGATGAGAACAAAATTTCCTTTCTGATGATGATACATATTTCCATCTGggtttttttatctttataaaaaaagccTCAAGTCAGtctttttaaaagtgttttgacATTTTCTGATGAAATTGGAGTCGATTATATTTCCTAAATCGACAAAGAGGTGATAGGGAAGATCTCTGTCGGTCTACTGTAAAggattttggatttttgttaTCAGGCATGATGGAGTTCAGTAATCAATTGGAGGACCAAAgatgttatttaaaataaattgaacaacaaaattaatatatcttAGAACATGAAATAAGagtattaaaaacaatttcaaatcagTACTATGTTCTGAAGAACAAACTTTGATTTCCAAACATTATGTTCTGAAGAAGAaactttgattttaaaaattggaataTAATCAATAACCGTAAACCAGTTGTAGCTGAGATTTTCTATTTACGTACCTTAATTCTTCTAATACGCCTTTTATTGTGGAACCCTATTCCATGTTGATTACGAAGCAGCTTCCACCAATGCAATTTCTTTACACCCTTCTTCCCACATTTCATCTCCAATggatctttctttttcagagcTTTCGATCTCCGTACATGGCTTCGAAGCTCTTTAGCAAGCGCCTGAAACTTCCCAACTTGATTCGTGCGACACTCGCTTCTGATTGCTGTATTCTCTACTACCTTCTCATATCTATCTTCCGTACTAGTTAgttttttgttatttgttgGATGGAAGATTTTTCTTACCCGATTCCACATGAAGCTATGGCTGttatggtggtggtggtgataaTGGTGGTGGTCGAAGATAATGCCTAGTTTGTTTTTGAGTCTCTTGAACCGTCCTATTGCTCTCTTGGACTCTTTTTTCCCATGGCTGTATCTGCTACTACTTGCCTCTGAACTATTTGCTGGCGGTTCATCTTGGTGGCTTGGGGAAGAAAAGTCATCAAGGGTTTCACTTTCACTGGTCTGTTGAGTTGTCCAACTTGAAGAAGACGCTGAATCTGTGAATTCTGATTCTTGCTGAGTGGCCAAATGGGTCTTGTTATGGGTTCTCTCCTTTCTTACTTCCCTGGAGGGATGGTCCAACAAAGTTGGCTTCATTACCATATGAGGACCATATGAATTTTGGCTCCTCTTTACACGACTTTGACTTGGTTTTTTTCTGGGCATGATTGTTGCCTTAGATCCTACTGAACCTCCAGATTTATCTATCAGAGTCATTGGGTTTACAAATTTGTGTTGTTTGGATAGGTGAGTTTCAACGGCAAGTGGTTTCCTGCCCTCTTCATTGCCTTGACTCAGAGGCAATCTGAATCCATGAACGAACTCAGAGCAATGGGGTGTCACTACCGCCTTAACATTCTGTCCACCAACAAGATGACCTTTTATCTGTCTGGCGCTTATAGTTGAGTGATCTGTCCTTGACTGAACTTTCTGGCGGTTTAATGTCTCATTCCCTTCAAGAACAGACCGCCCACAGTAACTGATATGGCTTCTTTTACTTTGACTTGTATATCGTTGCAGTGATAGAATGTGGTGTTCAATTCTTCTGAGTGCTGAACTGATGCCCTGTAATATTAAGTCAGTCGTAGCATTTGAAGCTGAACCTCTGGCCCTCTTTGGGATGTGTTTCATCCATTCTACAACTTTTTCGTCCAGTGGCTTAGACTGTTTATCATCTTTGTGTagaaatttgtaaaaaatgcCGGAGTCTGTTGCCATGTTCTGCACAAACTCAAAAGGGAATGCATGTTACTAGACAGCTTCATGAAATTAGAACTTGaactatttttcttgtttttgtttttctaagcAGAATGAAATATAAACCTTTGGGAGAAACTCAAGAACTTCAGCAGTAGCCTCATCGAGCAAATTCTTCAATAAAATCTGTGCCCTTTCATCCAGCTGCTTTGACAATAAAAGCCAAACTAAAACACTCAAATGTTCAAGTAGAAAACTCACTCAAACAGCCTTATCTCACAATCTCTATCATGCTAAATCCATATAGAAATCACAAGGTAGCCGAAATCTACTGATCTGCAAGTTCGGTAAGATAGTTTCATGCTTGATAAGATCAGACTATGAGTATAATGGTTGAACAAGTCTGGTTCTTACGATTGCATTTATGGAATCGGAATGaagtttcttaaattatatcGACAAAAAACACTTctgaattgaaatttgaatgaagcAGATTTTCGTCAAGTCGTTTAAAGTGAAAACAAGCTTAAAATGACGTAGAATTCGAAAAACTATAAATGAAACGAGAAGAAGAACGAGATGACTAATCCAGGGAGGCTTACAAGTTCTGAAGGTGCGTCTCGCAAACAACTGTTCAGGAGTAGGATGTATAATTCCCTCAGAGCTAGGAGATCAAGATATGACTCATCAACATCCATATTTGCCTGAGAAATTACAGGCCAACTACTCAAGCTTCAGAATAAACTCAACTCGGGTAGCAACTAACGAAAACAATGTGTATCAAACTGATGGTAGAAAAATTAGGGCAGGATGAATCTGAAGacaacatgaacataatttacAATTACAAATACTCTGTAGATTAATGATACTATTCCGATTCCGAAATCGAGTAGCAGAAAAGGCAAAGGACAATGAACGAATGGATAAGAAGAATATACTTACAAATTTTCTCTCGTTTCTGGCATTCGTAAAACTTCGATTCGTCCTTCAATTTTTCGGTTACTCGTTGAGGAGTTGAACAGATATATGTTGAAGCGCTTCTACCGCcggttgatttttttattttatttttactttttattttattttattttatatataattcaaacttaccccaaatttaaaaattctagTTATTCCGGCTTTTGatgattattgttttattattgtatttttaaaaaatgaaaaatcatgtAAGTGCAAACATGAAATGCCTACTAGTGGATTGTAACTAGTCGTCAATTCTTCAATTCTACGTGTTGTCTTTCTTGCTTGTTAGTTTGTAATATTACTTTCAACGttcctttcaaaatctctttaCCCCGATTTATAAATCTTCTTCTGAAACCAAATCCAGAAGTTTGGGTATTCGTCGTTCGTCCAACGACAACCCGAGTTTAAATTGGTTGATTCACTCAATGTTGAGAATGAGTGTTGCATAATTGTTTATAACAAACTCACACATGAAAGCAGAGGTCAAGGCCCAGTTGcttattgaaaattgaatcTAAGAAGAGAATCGATGGGTTCATACAAAAGGGGAAGGCCCAGTTGcttattgaaaattgaatcTAAGAAGAGAATCGATGGGTTCATACAAAAGGGGTCGAGGCTGATAAgacaaccctaatcctcacgatccaagcttttgttttaACAAGCCTTGTTAACCCTAATCCtcacgatccaagcttttgttttaACAAGCCTTATTAACACCTCATTATACATAATTATTAACACCTCATTATACATAAgcggatcaaccaagagatgcTAGAATTAGATAAACTCTTAATCTGAGATAGAAGCTAGATTTGGaatcttgttctaaatttgattaaagGGCTTAGATGGAATCTACACAAGAATTgtttgaaacttagaaatgaacTCCGAATTcgagatctcaatttcattcattcactcatctaatttttacataacatgggtatttatagtctacCACCTTTGCAGCCAGGatatcccctttaatctccgcACAATactaagtcaaattgaccatttgaccatTACCTATTTTGATCAGATCCCGGAGGAGGAGGCAATTATGCCAAGCTCAACTATCCTCCTCAACCTCGGCTAGATAGGTCGAGGCCAACGTGCACCATCCTTCTCAAGAACAGGTCAACCCTCAACCCAAAACACTATTAGTTGTCCTAATCCTCTTCTCTACACTTTCCGAGACCGAAACGAGCTAATCTAAAGAGACGTACGAACAAAAGCAATGGCTTCTAGAAGCAAATAC
This window encodes:
- the LOC111807981 gene encoding protein KOKOPELLI-like isoform X2 — its product is MDVDESYLDLLALRELYILLLNSCLRDAPSELLDERAQILLKNLLDEATAEVLEFLPKNMATDSGIFYKFLHKDDKQSKPLDEKVVEWMKHIPKRARGSASNATTDLILQGISSALRRIEHHILSLQRYTSQSKRSHISYCGRSVLEGNETLNRQKVQSRTDHSTISARQIKGHLVGGQNVKAVVTPHCSEFVHGFRLPLSQGNEEGRKPLAVETHLSKQHKFVNPMTLIDKSGGSVGSKATIMPRKKPSQSRVKRSQNSYGPHMVMKPTLLDHPSREVRKERTHNKTHLATQQESEFTDSASSSSWTTQQTSESETLDDFSSPSHQDEPPANSSEASSSRYSHGKKESKRAIGRFKRLKNKLGIIFDHHHYHHHHHNSHSFMWNRVRKIFHPTNNKKLTSTEDRYEKVVENTAIRSECRTNQVGKFQALAKELRSHVRRSKALKKKDPLEMKCGKKGVKKLHWWKLLRNQHGIGFHNKRRIRRIKVRK
- the LOC111808102 gene encoding L10-interacting MYB domain-containing protein-like — encoded protein: MSKSLAASDEKERQKERQTKAIWDDVTVDSFINVCITETLNGNRPHGHFTKIGWRNVVKNFHAKTGRNYGYKQLKNKWTTLKKDRQVWNDLIGTDKQLGWDTQRQTIDATSQWWDSKLKILPEATKFRAKGLQNVELLNILFKDVAAGNGGGAWVPTPTRVVLHKSSSDDTIGDTKLNENEFINNVQSNTNTNEVNTSAATYSQGSEKRRKKVQDSKVGSSSSRLFEALDRLYDAIEYRRRDLPGCSTLEVMETLRGMPGIVEGDELYMKAADILIKRENREMFVALRKPEIQITWLKQKRV
- the LOC111807981 gene encoding protein KOKOPELLI-like isoform X3 — translated: MATDSGIFYKFLHKDDKQSKPLDEKVVEWMKHIPKRARGSASNATTDLILQGISSALRRIEHHILSLQRYTSQSKRSHISYCGRSVLEGNETLNRQKVQSRTDHSTISARQIKGHLVGGQNVKAVVTPHCSEFVHGFRLPLSQGNEEGRKPLAVETHLSKQHKFVNPMTLIDKSGGSVGSKATIMPRKKPSQSRVKRSQNSYGPHMVMKPTLLDHPSREVRKERTHNKTHLATQQESEFTDSASSSSWTTQQTSESETLDDFSSPSHQDEPPANSSEASSSRYSHGKKESKRAIGRFKRLKNKLGIIFDHHHYHHHHHNSHSFMWNRVRKIFHPTNNKKLTSTEDRYEKVVENTAIRSECRTNQVGKFQALAKELRSHVRRSKALKKKDPLEMKCGKKGVKKLHWWKLLRNQHGIGFHNKRRIRRIKVRK
- the LOC111807981 gene encoding protein KOKOPELLI-like isoform X1, which translates into the protein MPETRENFWPVISQANMDVDESYLDLLALRELYILLLNSCLRDAPSELLDERAQILLKNLLDEATAEVLEFLPKNMATDSGIFYKFLHKDDKQSKPLDEKVVEWMKHIPKRARGSASNATTDLILQGISSALRRIEHHILSLQRYTSQSKRSHISYCGRSVLEGNETLNRQKVQSRTDHSTISARQIKGHLVGGQNVKAVVTPHCSEFVHGFRLPLSQGNEEGRKPLAVETHLSKQHKFVNPMTLIDKSGGSVGSKATIMPRKKPSQSRVKRSQNSYGPHMVMKPTLLDHPSREVRKERTHNKTHLATQQESEFTDSASSSSWTTQQTSESETLDDFSSPSHQDEPPANSSEASSSRYSHGKKESKRAIGRFKRLKNKLGIIFDHHHYHHHHHNSHSFMWNRVRKIFHPTNNKKLTSTEDRYEKVVENTAIRSECRTNQVGKFQALAKELRSHVRRSKALKKKDPLEMKCGKKGVKKLHWWKLLRNQHGIGFHNKRRIRRIKVRK
- the LOC111807982 gene encoding stellacyanin-like — translated: MAMAMAKNIWVYVLVIIGGLALSCNATTYIVGDTSGWDISTDLDAWSQGKRFYVGDVLVFQYSSSQSLNEVTRENYNTCNTTNVLKAYTNGNTTVTLSQPGQRFFVSGNRLLCLGGMKMQVNVENNQSFSPAAAPQPPPQSNGLPRPSSKTDNDGVPSGSTRLVIGGKEALGIVFACYVISLAFIYNI